The genomic window GATCATCGCGGCCGCACGTCGTCCTCCTACCAAGCGCCGGCATGGGCCACCTGGTTCCCTtcacccgcctcgccgccgcgctgtgcTCCGGCCACGGCTGCGACGTGTCCCTCGTCGCGGCCGTGCCCACCGTGTCGTCGGCCGAGGCACGCCACCTCGCCGCGCACTTCGCCGCGTTCCCCGCCGTTCGACGGCTCGAGCTCGACCTCGCGTCCCTCGACGTGTCCGagttcgccggcgccgacccgTTCTACGTCCGTTACGAGGCCATCCGCCGGTCGGCGTCGCTCCTggcgccgctcctcgccggcggcgcgtcggcggcggcgtcggcgctggTCGCTGACATCGCCTTGGCCTCCGTGGTGATACCGGTGGCCAAGGACCTCCGCCTCCCGTGCTACGTCTTCTTCACCGCCTCCGCCACGATGTTCTCCTTCCTCGCCTACCTGCCCACCTACCTCGACGCCAACGCCGGAGGCGGGCACGCCATCGGCGACGTCGACGTCCCCGGCGTGTGCCGCGTTCCGACGTCATCCGTCCCGCAGGCGCTGCACGACCCGGACGACATCTTCACCCGGCAGTTCATCGCGAACGCTCGCAGCCTCGCGAACGCAGACGGCCTCGTCGTCAACGCGTTCGACGCCCTGGAGCCGGAGGCCGTCGCGGCGTTGCGGCAgggcaccgtcgccgccgggttACCGCCGGTGTTGGCCGTTGGGCCACTCAGCCCGGCGCCCATTCCGGCGAAAGATTCAGGCAGCTACTTGCCGTGGCTCGACGCGCAGCCGGCGCGGTCGGTGGTTTACGTCAGCTTCGGCAGCCGCAAGGCGTTGCCAAGAGACCAGCTgagcgagctcgccgccgggctAGAAGCAAGCGGCCACCGTTTCTTGTGGGTGGTGAAGGGCGCCGTCGTGGACAgagacgacgccggcgagctcaccGACCTGCTCGGAGAAGCCTTTATGCAGAGAATCCATGGCCGTGGCCTCGTGACCATGGCGTGGGTGCGTCAAGAGGAGGTCCTGAACCACCCCTCCGTCGGTCTGTTCATCAgccactgcgggtggaactcggtgacggaggcggcggcgagcggcgtgccGGTGGTGGCGTGGCCGAGGTTCGCCGACCAGCGGGTGAACGCCGGCGTGGTGGCGCGCGCGGGGATCGGCGTGTGGGTGGACACCTGGAGCTGGGAGGGGGAGGATGATGGGGTGGTGAGCGCGGAGGACATCGCCGGGAAGGTGAGGTCGGCGATGGCCGACGAGGGTGtaaggaaggcggcggcgagcgtccgtgaggccgcggcgagggcggtggccgccggAGGGAGCAGCTACCGGAGCTTGGCGGAGTTGGTGCGACGGTGCCGTGATGGGCATGTCATCACGAACGGAATGTGAGAGAAGCGAGGAGAAGACGGAATGGGCAAACGTCCAAACGAAATGGCAGCATCTTCAAGCATTGGTCATCCTGTCAGTGTCAGTCAGTCACCACAGTCCACAGGTGGTAGGCTCACATCATAAAAAACCTTTTTGTTCCATGATAAGCACACATGCACGAGATGTCACCaacaatttcaaccaaaattatCAACCCAAATAGTATTTCAACCACTAGAGGTTATCCAAAATAAAGCTTTGTGGTTGTTATTTGTCCTGATAGTTGGGGGAGGGGTATAATTCTTTATTTCAATTATGTCAACTAGCTGGCCGATCCGCGTAATTGCGTGGCTAACATCTAAacaaaatatgattttacttagcATTTATTAAAAGCTATTccgttgtcttaagacttttttttaccaaaccttatcatccccgtatttctaattatatagtttttaaaagtcacaccagttgctaccccttacttctatcatatctttttttatttgcttgctcgatttaccactatttctattcattctcctttaaacctttaaaaattggatcttatagtttttagagtttattatctcGTGGGGTTtagtttatataatttttagaagttccgtcaaacgttgccattatactcctctacggccagTTCattgtcttttctctttattgccattgggattttaaaaatcgaacataattatcgttcgggtccattttttactttctaaaagtcccgccaaaccgtcagcggctttgccattatACTTCTTTATGGCTCACCCGCTGCTTCCCTTCTTgattgtcattgtgattttaaaatcgaacatgactgtcattgggtttttttttacttttcagaagtttcgaacctttaaaaattggacattGTAGTTTGTAGAGTTTATGTCTTGTtgtgtttaattttttataattt from Oryza glaberrima chromosome 6, OglaRS2, whole genome shotgun sequence includes these protein-coding regions:
- the LOC127776000 gene encoding UDP-glycosyltransferase CGT-like, which gives rise to MCSAATPNSGDVRATPGSSRPHVVLLPSAGMGHLVPFTRLAAALCSGHGCDVSLVAAVPTVSSAEARHLAAHFAAFPAVRRLELDLASLDVSEFAGADPFYVRYEAIRRSASLLAPLLAGGASAAASALVADIALASVVIPVAKDLRLPCYVFFTASATMFSFLAYLPTYLDANAGGGHAIGDVDVPGVCRVPTSSVPQALHDPDDIFTRQFIANARSLANADGLVVNAFDALEPEAVAALRQGTVAAGLPPVLAVGPLSPAPIPAKDSGSYLPWLDAQPARSVVYVSFGSRKALPRDQLSELAAGLEASGHRFLWVVKGAVVDRDDAGELTDLLGEAFMQRIHGRGLVTMAWVRQEEVLNHPSVGLFISHCGWNSVTEAAASGVPVVAWPRFADQRVNAGVVARAGIGVWVDTWSWEGEDDGVVSAEDIAGKVRSAMADEGVRKAAASVREAAARAVAAGGSSYRSLAELVRRCRDGHVITNGM